A single genomic interval of Cucumis sativus cultivar 9930 chromosome 5, Cucumber_9930_V3, whole genome shotgun sequence harbors:
- the LOC101209018 gene encoding elongator complex protein 2 isoform X1 has product MTSSGGEVDVKGVFIGAGCNRIVNNVSWGACDLVAFGAQNAVAIFSPKSAQILTTLPGHNASVNCTHWLPSNKFSFRAKQFKSHYLLSGDSDGAIHLWELSLLDQKWRNVLQLPKSHNKGITCIAAHVISETVVIFASASSDGSVCVWEVAFPSTNEGDCTLLLLDTLVVGSKSMVALSLAELPGNVGHMVLAMGGLDNKIHLYCAKRAGECMQFVKACELKGHTDWIRSLDFSLPMGKNGEANNVMLVSSSQDRGIRIWKMALHGSSADINGGCKKEEISLTSYIQGPIFTAGPLTYQVSLESLLIGHEDWVYSVQWQPPSASETEGIPYQSESILSASMDKTMMIWKPEKTSGIWMNVVTVGELSHCALGFYGGHWSPNGDSILAHGYGGSFHLWRNVGTSSDNWKPHKVPSGHFAAVMDISWARSGDYIISVSHDQTTRIFSPWKSVNSLEGGSWHEIARPQVHGHDINCVTIIQGKGNHRFVSGAEEKVARVFEAPLSFLKTLSHATLTNVVANEDHLVDVQILGANMSALGLSQKPIYVHSADKTPDRSGNEGIDTLETIPDAVPVILTEPPIEDQLAWHTLWPESHKLYGHGNELFSLCCDNKGKLVASSCKAQTASVAEIWLWEVGSWKAVGRLQSHSLTITQMEFSNDDSMLLAVSRDRQFSVFKIHRTGSDEIHHELISRQEAHRRIIWSCSWNPHGHEFATGSRDKTVKIWAVTPESSVKQLTTLSQFKSSVTALSWVGLDSKSNGFLAIGMENGLLELWNLSIKRTDNIYSNVVASVAIRLDPFVCHVSSVNRLAWKKPEKSGEECRKLQFASCGTDHCVRVFEVNVFV; this is encoded by the exons ATGACTTCCAGCGGGGGCGAGGTTGACGTCAAGGGAGTGTTTATAGGAGCAGGCTGTAACAGAATAGTGAACAACGTTTCTTGGGGAGCCTGTGATTTAGTGGCTTTTGGCGCTCAAAACGCTGTTGCAATCTTCTCTCCTAAG TCTGCACAAATTTTGACTACTCTTCCCGGTCACAACGCCTCTGTCAACTGCACTCATTGGCTTCCAAGTAACAAGTTTTCGTTTAGAG CCAAGCAATTCAAGTCTCATTATCTACTTTCTGGTGACTCTGATGGTGCCATTCATTTATGGGAGTTGTCTCTTCTGGACCAGAag TGGAGAAATGTTTTACAACTACCAAAATCACACAACAAAGGCATCACATGTATTGCTGCACATGTAATTTCTGAAACGGTGGTAATTTTTGCGTCTGCTTCTTCAGATGGTTCAGTTTGTGTTTGGGAGGTTGCTTTTCCGTCAACAAATGAAG GTGATTGTACATTGTTGTTACTGGACACACTCGTGGTTGGTTCAAAATCTATGGTGGCACTTTCATTAGCAGAATTGCCTGGAAATGTCGGTCATATGGTCCTGGCTATGGGAGGCTTGGATAATAAGATTCATCTGTATTGTGCGAAGAGAGCTGGAGAG TGCATGCAGTTTGTTAAGGCATGTGAGCTCAAAGGGCATACAGATTGGATTAGAAGTCTGGACTTCTCTTTGCCTATGGGGAAAAATGGAGAAGCAAACAACGTTATGCTTGTGAGTTCATCTCAGGACAGAGGCATACGCATATGGAAGATGGCTCTTCATGGTTCCTCAGCCGACATAAATGGAGGatgcaaaaaagaagaaataagttTAACATCTTATATACAAGGTCCTATATTTACTGCCGGACCATTGACTTACCAGGTATCATTAGAGTCACTTTTGATTGGTCATGAGGATTGGGTATATTCGGTCCAATGGCAGCCGCCTTCAGCTTCAGAAACTGAAGGGATTCCATATCAATCTGAAAGCATCCTGTCTGCATCTATGGACAAGACAATGATGATTTGGAAGCCTGAAAAAACTTCTGGAATCTGGATGAATGTGGTTACTGTTGGAGAATTAAGTCATTGTGCTCTAGGGTTTTATGGTGGGCATTGGAGCCCTAATGGAGATTCAATTTTAGCACATGGTTATGGTGGGTCTTTTCATCTCTGGAGAAATGTTGGTACCAGTTCAGATAACTGGAAACCTCACAAAGTTCCCTCAGGACATTTTGCCGCTGTCATGGACATTTCATGGGCCAGATCTGGTGATTATATAATTTCAGTCAGCCATGACCAG ACAACTCGGATTTTTTCTCCCTGGAAAAGTGTCAATTCTCTTGAAGGAGGTTCTTGGCATGAGATTGCTCGACCTCAAGTTCATGGTCACGATATTAATTGTGTCACCATAATACAAGGGAAGGGGAACCATCGGTTTGTGAGCGGAGCTGAGGAGAAAGTTGCTAGAGTCTTTGAAGCTCCATTATCTTTTTTGAAGACATTGAGTCATGCCACCCTAACGAATGTTGTGGCCAATGAAGATCACCTTGTGGATGTTCAGATTTTGGGTGCTAATATGTCGGCTCTTGGCCTTTCACAGAAACCTATTTATGTTCACT CTGCTGATAAGACACCAGACAGGAGTGGAAATGAAGGTATTGACACCCTCGAAACCATTCCCGATGCAGTTCCTGTCATTCTTACTGAACCTCCCATAGAAGATCAATTGGCATGGCATACACTTTGGCCAGAATCGCACAAACTTTATGGTCATGGGAATGAGCTATTTTCTCTATGTTGTGATAACAAGGGGAAGCTAGTTGCTTCATCCTGCAAG GCACAAACGGCATCAGTAGCAGAAATATGGCTTTGGGAAGTTGGTTCGTGGAAGGCAGTTGGTCGTTTGCAATCTCACAGCTTAACAATAACGCAAATGGAGTTTTCTAATGATGACAGTATGCTATTGGCAGTCTCAAGGGATCGCCAGTTCTCTGTTTTCAAAATCCACAGAACAG GCTCTGATGAAATCCACCATGAGCTTATATCAAGGCAGGAGGCACACAGAAGAATCATATGGTCATGCTCTTGGAACCCACATGGTCATGAGTTTGCAACTGGCTCTAGGGATAAAACTGTGAAGATATGGGCTGTGACACCTGAATCTTCAGTTAAGCAGCTAACAACTCTATCACAGTTTAAATCTAGTGTCACCGCTTTGTCATGGGTCGGTCTCGACTCCAAGAGCAATGGATTCCTTGCAATTGGAATGGAAAATGGCCTCCTTGAGTTGTGGAATTTGTCTATTAAAAGAACAGATAACATTTACTCAAATGTAGTTGCTTCAGTCGCTATACGTCTAGATCCGTTTGTGTGCCATGTTTCCTCGGTCAACCGTTTGGCATGGAAGAAGCCGGAGAAGAGTGGTGAAGAGTGCAGGAAACTGCAGTTCGCATCCTGTGGCACTGACCACTGCGTTAGAGTGTTTGAGGTAAATGTTTTTGTATGA
- the LOC101209018 gene encoding elongator complex protein 2 isoform X2, with amino-acid sequence MGVVSSGPEDGSVCVWEVAFPSTNEGDCTLLLLDTLVVGSKSMVALSLAELPGNVGHMVLAMGGLDNKIHLYCAKRAGECMQFVKACELKGHTDWIRSLDFSLPMGKNGEANNVMLVSSSQDRGIRIWKMALHGSSADINGGCKKEEISLTSYIQGPIFTAGPLTYQVSLESLLIGHEDWVYSVQWQPPSASETEGIPYQSESILSASMDKTMMIWKPEKTSGIWMNVVTVGELSHCALGFYGGHWSPNGDSILAHGYGGSFHLWRNVGTSSDNWKPHKVPSGHFAAVMDISWARSGDYIISVSHDQTTRIFSPWKSVNSLEGGSWHEIARPQVHGHDINCVTIIQGKGNHRFVSGAEEKVARVFEAPLSFLKTLSHATLTNVVANEDHLVDVQILGANMSALGLSQKPIYVHSADKTPDRSGNEGIDTLETIPDAVPVILTEPPIEDQLAWHTLWPESHKLYGHGNELFSLCCDNKGKLVASSCKAQTASVAEIWLWEVGSWKAVGRLQSHSLTITQMEFSNDDSMLLAVSRDRQFSVFKIHRTGSDEIHHELISRQEAHRRIIWSCSWNPHGHEFATGSRDKTVKIWAVTPESSVKQLTTLSQFKSSVTALSWVGLDSKSNGFLAIGMENGLLELWNLSIKRTDNIYSNVVASVAIRLDPFVCHVSSVNRLAWKKPEKSGEECRKLQFASCGTDHCVRVFEVNVFV; translated from the exons ATGGGAGTTGTCTCTTCTGGACCAGAag ATGGTTCAGTTTGTGTTTGGGAGGTTGCTTTTCCGTCAACAAATGAAG GTGATTGTACATTGTTGTTACTGGACACACTCGTGGTTGGTTCAAAATCTATGGTGGCACTTTCATTAGCAGAATTGCCTGGAAATGTCGGTCATATGGTCCTGGCTATGGGAGGCTTGGATAATAAGATTCATCTGTATTGTGCGAAGAGAGCTGGAGAG TGCATGCAGTTTGTTAAGGCATGTGAGCTCAAAGGGCATACAGATTGGATTAGAAGTCTGGACTTCTCTTTGCCTATGGGGAAAAATGGAGAAGCAAACAACGTTATGCTTGTGAGTTCATCTCAGGACAGAGGCATACGCATATGGAAGATGGCTCTTCATGGTTCCTCAGCCGACATAAATGGAGGatgcaaaaaagaagaaataagttTAACATCTTATATACAAGGTCCTATATTTACTGCCGGACCATTGACTTACCAGGTATCATTAGAGTCACTTTTGATTGGTCATGAGGATTGGGTATATTCGGTCCAATGGCAGCCGCCTTCAGCTTCAGAAACTGAAGGGATTCCATATCAATCTGAAAGCATCCTGTCTGCATCTATGGACAAGACAATGATGATTTGGAAGCCTGAAAAAACTTCTGGAATCTGGATGAATGTGGTTACTGTTGGAGAATTAAGTCATTGTGCTCTAGGGTTTTATGGTGGGCATTGGAGCCCTAATGGAGATTCAATTTTAGCACATGGTTATGGTGGGTCTTTTCATCTCTGGAGAAATGTTGGTACCAGTTCAGATAACTGGAAACCTCACAAAGTTCCCTCAGGACATTTTGCCGCTGTCATGGACATTTCATGGGCCAGATCTGGTGATTATATAATTTCAGTCAGCCATGACCAG ACAACTCGGATTTTTTCTCCCTGGAAAAGTGTCAATTCTCTTGAAGGAGGTTCTTGGCATGAGATTGCTCGACCTCAAGTTCATGGTCACGATATTAATTGTGTCACCATAATACAAGGGAAGGGGAACCATCGGTTTGTGAGCGGAGCTGAGGAGAAAGTTGCTAGAGTCTTTGAAGCTCCATTATCTTTTTTGAAGACATTGAGTCATGCCACCCTAACGAATGTTGTGGCCAATGAAGATCACCTTGTGGATGTTCAGATTTTGGGTGCTAATATGTCGGCTCTTGGCCTTTCACAGAAACCTATTTATGTTCACT CTGCTGATAAGACACCAGACAGGAGTGGAAATGAAGGTATTGACACCCTCGAAACCATTCCCGATGCAGTTCCTGTCATTCTTACTGAACCTCCCATAGAAGATCAATTGGCATGGCATACACTTTGGCCAGAATCGCACAAACTTTATGGTCATGGGAATGAGCTATTTTCTCTATGTTGTGATAACAAGGGGAAGCTAGTTGCTTCATCCTGCAAG GCACAAACGGCATCAGTAGCAGAAATATGGCTTTGGGAAGTTGGTTCGTGGAAGGCAGTTGGTCGTTTGCAATCTCACAGCTTAACAATAACGCAAATGGAGTTTTCTAATGATGACAGTATGCTATTGGCAGTCTCAAGGGATCGCCAGTTCTCTGTTTTCAAAATCCACAGAACAG GCTCTGATGAAATCCACCATGAGCTTATATCAAGGCAGGAGGCACACAGAAGAATCATATGGTCATGCTCTTGGAACCCACATGGTCATGAGTTTGCAACTGGCTCTAGGGATAAAACTGTGAAGATATGGGCTGTGACACCTGAATCTTCAGTTAAGCAGCTAACAACTCTATCACAGTTTAAATCTAGTGTCACCGCTTTGTCATGGGTCGGTCTCGACTCCAAGAGCAATGGATTCCTTGCAATTGGAATGGAAAATGGCCTCCTTGAGTTGTGGAATTTGTCTATTAAAAGAACAGATAACATTTACTCAAATGTAGTTGCTTCAGTCGCTATACGTCTAGATCCGTTTGTGTGCCATGTTTCCTCGGTCAACCGTTTGGCATGGAAGAAGCCGGAGAAGAGTGGTGAAGAGTGCAGGAAACTGCAGTTCGCATCCTGTGGCACTGACCACTGCGTTAGAGTGTTTGAGGTAAATGTTTTTGTATGA
- the LOC101215574 gene encoding RNA polymerase II degradation factor 1 translates to MTEPPPLPITQPITPAVSPHLNYPESLDSSPRSRNTDTWDEPLAPGPLASRLRLMCSYGGHIVPRPHDKTLCYVCGETRIVVVDRHTSLSDLTARLSKTLLNGRPFTLKYQLPNEDLDSLISVTTDEDLENMIDEYDRTASNSSNPAAKPSRLRLFLFPIKPDVSQSIGPILESSTSSDDWFLNALNGAGLLNRGFSDSASVNCLLGLDDDVGVNNLDSGPREADGSQPGSFGNGKGGKQDVHSVPDSPMIETTSSFGSTSSSPSLANLPPIRVHVEDSGNNGGVGAGVVRVQDQKVGIEEQFSQMSVGQKQHDEAFAALSSPPPLPTTIVASAAGSAIPVSSAAGVVVGEYTNRVISDDERSDHGAPVGYRKPLPPQPQSLPPQLQQKSSGLVDIPSPDSVSSDSSLNNPMSRSKPVMYQEQVVHQIPSSAVRLPGSPADPKVNFPDQNARVHIQQQVQEPGYVLHSQYDQHQHQQLQQQQPQQQQPQQHPPQPQQFIHAGAHYIHQHPSGAVQIPAFFPVYSPQHHHHPHQIEQQYPVYYLPARQGQAYGNLPVQQSTISESATAIPPGRPQTPPNPTLVTTAAYNHMRNPPIAKTEMAANAFKQTTTTPQSLVQVPTTQHQQQYVGYNQGYSHIQHPSQSVTPTSATANYAYEFSDPAHSQIYYTQPLPPSQYQAMPAAAVMLPENSAQLPTDNIKQQMRTSQPL, encoded by the exons ATGACGGAACCACCGCCTCTGCCCATAACTCAACCGATTACGCCGGCGGTGTCGCCTCATCTCAACTATCCGGAGTCGTTGGACTCATCTCCGAGGTCTCGCAACACCGACACGTGGGATGAGCCTCTTGCACCCGGCCCACTCGCCAGTCGTCTCCGTCTTATGTGCAGCTATGGCGGCCATATAGTTCCTCGTCCTCACGATAAGACTCTTTGCTATGTATGTGGTGAGACTCGGATCGTGGTTGTCGACCGCCATACGTCTTTATCTGACCTTACTGCGCGTTTGTCGAAGACGCTTCTCAATGGTAGGCCGTTTACCTTGAAATATCAGCTTCCGAATGAGGACTTGGATTCTCTCATTTCTGTTACCACCGACGAGGATTTGGAGAATATGATTGATGAGTATGATCGGACGGCGAGTAATTCGTCTAACCCTGCCGCAAAACCCTCGCGACTTAGGTTGTTTTTGTTCCCGATTAAGCCGGATGTTTCTCAGTCGATCGGGCCAATTCTTGAGAGCTCAACTAGTTCTGATGACTGGTTTCTGAATGCTTTGAATGGTGCCGGTTTGCTCAATAGAGGTTTTTCCGACTCTGCGTCGGTCAATTGCTTGCTAGGGCTTGATGATGATGTTGGTGTTAATAACCTCGATTCGGGTCCGAGGGAGGCGGATGGTTCTCAGCCTGGGTCGTTTGGAAATGGTAAGGGTGGAAAACAGGATGTTCATTCCGTTCCTGATTCGCCGATGATCGAGACGACGTCGTCATTTGGTTCTACCTCTTCTTCGCCTTCTCTGGCGAATTTGCCGCCGATTCGGGTTCACGTGGAGGATAGTGGCAACAACGGTGGGGTTGGTGCTGGTGTAGTTCGAGTTCAAGATCAGAAGGTGGGAATTGAGGAGCAATTTTCGCAGATGAGTGTTGGTCAAAAGCAGCACGATGAAGCTTTCGCGGCACTCTCATCACCGCCTCCTTTGCCTACAACTATCGTGGCTTCTGCGGCGGGCTCTGCAATTCCTGTGAGCTCAGCTGCCGGAGTAGTTGTAGGAGAATATACAAATCGGGTAATCTCCGATGACGAGAGATCCGACCATGGGGCGCCGGTCGGATACCGGAAACCACTACCACCGCAGCCTCAGTCTCTGCCTCCCCAATTGCAGCAGAAGTCAAGTGGACTTGTTGATATACCTTCCCCGGATTCGGTGTCAAG tGATAGTAGTTTGAACAATCCGATGTCTCGCTCAAAACCTGTGATGTATCAAGAACAAGTTGTTCATCAAATCCCATCTTCAGCTGTTAGGCTTCCTGGCAGTCCAGCAGATCCAAAAGTCAATTTTCCGGATCAGAATGCTCGAGTTCATATTCAACAACAGGTCCAAGAACCAGGATATGTGTTACACTCTCAGTACGATCAGCATCAACACCAGCAACTTCAGCAACAGCAACCACAGCAACAACAACCACAGCAACACCCACCTCAACCACAGCAATTCATACATGCTGGCGCACATTACATCCACCAGCACCCATCTGGTGCAGTTCAAATTCCTGCATTTTTCCCTGTATATTCTCCTCAGCACCATCATCATCCCCATCAAATTGAACAGCAGTATCCAGTCTACTACCTGCCTGCTAGACAGGGCCAGGCTTATGGCAATTTGCCAGTACAGCAATCTACCATCAGCGAGTCTGCCACTGCTATTCCTCCTGGCCGACCTCAAACTCCTCCCAACCCAACTTTGGTTACAACTGCAGCTTATAACCACATGAGGAATCCCCCTATTGCAAAAACTGAAATGGCTGCTAATGCATTCAAACAGACAACTACAACTCCTCAGTCGTTAGTTCAGGTTCCCACAACTCAGCATCAGCAACAATATGTTGGCTACAACCAGGGTTACTCTCATATTCAGCATCCATCCCAATCAGTTACTCCTACATCCGCTACTGCAAATTATGCCTACGAATTTTCGGATCCTGCTCATTCTCAGATATACTATACTCAGCCTCTTCCACCTTCTCAGTACCAAGCCATGCCAGCAGCTGCTGTAATGCTGCCTGAAAATTCTGCTCAGCTTCCCACTGACAACATCAAGCAGCAGATGAGAACTTCGCAACCATTATAG